The Candidatus Saccharimonadales bacterium nucleotide sequence TGTATCTGACACTTGGTATGTCATACCAATAGTAAAAGCCAGATAGGCAAAATCACTATACTTTGGTGACTCTGAACCATTAAAATCTATTCCACCTTCAACATCACTGTAGTAGAGCCGGGCATACCTAAGCGCAAATGTCGTATGCACCATTGCCCAGGAAACAATAACGCTGATGAGTCCAAGTAAGATATCTATCACTTTATCATTCCCGCTGCCACTTCCTGCATGAACAATTAGAAATACGATTGTCCCAAGGCTAGCAACACTTGCAACGAGGAGAAGTACGTCAGCGAGTGCTCTGCCGGGATTCTCACGAACTGCATGTGACTTTGTTGTTTTACTATCCATTGGAAGAACTGTGAGCCATACCCAGCCAGCATATATAAGGGCGGTGACGTCCCAGGAAATGAGAAGGGCAAACTTTACCTGATTCATTACACAGAGAATAATTCCAGTGACGACGCCGATAAGTAGAGCTACTATTAGTCTTGTTAAAGCCGAAGTCGCCTGTGGTGTTTTTTTCGTAGGAATAACAAAGTCTCCGTTAGTTTAATGAACTTAGTATACTGCTAATTATCGATATACGTACAGTTATTAGACACATAACTCCTCTGTTCTGATATAATACCAAGCGTAGTATGGCGCGTTGGCGGAGTAGTTACGCAGCAGTCTGCAAAACTGTGTACACGAGTGCAAATCTCGTACGTGCCTCCATATTACGCGCGGATGGTGGAATTGGTAGACACGAGAGACTTAAAATCTCTTGCCCTAAACCGGCGTGCGGGTTCGATTCCCGCTCTGCGCACCAAATTTAGACATGTAACCTCGCTAATATAGTGAGAAAATAGTATAATAGAAGAGTAAACACGCACGACGCGTAGTAATAATCTAAAGGGGAACAAAATGATTGCAGTATGGATTATCATCGGAGTTGTCGTTCTATTGGGACTATTCCTATGGATGACATATAACGGACTAGTAACACTGAAGATCCGTGTTGACGAAGCTTGGAGCGATATTACCGTTCAGCTAAAACGTCGTGCTGATCTTATCCCAAATCTTGTCAATAGCGTTAAGGGTTACGCTGCACACGAAAGTGGCGTATTTGAAGCAGTCACAGCTGCGCGTTCAAATGTTATTAACGCAAAAGGCGTAAAAGATACTGCTGTTGCAGAAAATCAGCTCGAAGGAACTCTAAAAAGTCTTTTCGCCGTTGCTGAAGCATACCCAGATCTTAAAGCGAACCAAAACTTTATCCAACTTCAGGATGAACTTGTTGATACTGAGGATAAAATTCAAGCTTCTCGCAGATTTTATAACGGTGGAGTACGTGACCTAAACACTAAGATTACATTATTCCCAAACAACATTTTTGCCGGCATGCTAGGATTCAAGTCACGCGAATTCTTCGAAGTTGAAGATCAAGCTGCTATCGAAAATCCTGTTGAAGTTAAGTTCTAATTAGGAATTCTAAACTTTAGTGTATAAAGCAATTGCAGCCAACAAACGAAACACGGTCTTCATTATGGCCGTGTTTGTTGGTATCATCGGCGCTATTGGCTGGGCACTGAGTTATTACTATGGAAACAGATCAATCACGTACATTGTTATCGGTATTGCGATGCTCTATGCACTCATTCAGTACTATGCTGCTGGCTCACTTGCTATCGCAATGTCTGGCGCGAGAGAAATTGAAAAGAAAGATAATCCAAGACTGTATCGTATAGTTGAAAATATTGCTATTACTGTCGGGCTTCCAACACCAAAAGTATATATTATCGATGACCAAGCGCCCAATGCTTTTGCGACTGGTCGCGATCCAAAGCATGCAATTGTCGCTGCCACAACTGGTCTTCTTGAAATTATGGACGATAGGGAGCTAGAAGGTGTCATCGCTCACGAGATGGGGCATGTTCAAAATTATGATATTCGTGTGAGTATGATAGCTTTTGGACTGGTCAGTGCTATCGGTATTTTGTCTGATATCGCAATGCGGATGTTCTTCTTTGGTAATAACAACAACCGCGAAAATTCAAACCCGATTATTCTTGTCGTTGGAATTGTGATTGCAATTCTCGCGCCAATTATTGCGGCCATGGTGCAGCTAGCAATTAGTAGGCAGCGTGAGTACCTTGCAGATAGTACTGGCGCAATGACAACAAGGTATCCTGAGGGACTTGCAAGTGCGCTTGAGAAACTAGAAACCTATGGCCGACCAATGAAACGTCAAAACTCCGCGAGTGCTCATTTGTATTTTAGTAATCCTCTCAAGCCAGGCTTTTTAAGCGGTCTTTTTAGTACTCATCCACCACTTGCAGATCGAGTTGCACGACTCCGTGCAAACGAAAATAAGTTCTAAGAAAGCGAATGCTGCTATGCCGACGACACCTAAACGAGTAGTAAAGAAACAATCGAAAAAACAACCAATAAAGCAGATCGTTGATGAACCTGAATTAAAGCCAAGGAATATGCTAGCCGTGCAGTACTTAAAAGTAGTTCGTCGTACGCGTGAACTTGCAAATCGCCGCCCTCATCATAGTTTCCGTCGGACCCGTCGAAGAGACTACGCGCGCTCACTCACTCTTCCAGGATACTGGGCTTTTACAAAACAAGTCCGTCAAGCACTCTGGCGTAATAAGAAAATATTTTTAGCTGTTACTTTGCTGTACGCAGTACTTAGCGGTGTCCTTGTTGGCCTTGCATCTCAAACGACCTATACACAACTGGCTGGCCTTTTGAAGGACTCGAGTAACCAACTTCTACAGGGTAATGTTGATCAACTTGGTCAAGCCGTCATCTTACTTGGAACCGGCATACTTGGTGGTGTTAACCAAACGCCAACGGATGCTCAAAAGATATTTGCACCTCTTGTGGCACTTCTTATATGGCTCACAACGGTCTGGCTACTTAGGGCTATTCTTGCCGGTCATAAGCCGAGGCTTCGAGACGGCTTATATAATGCCGGTACTCCTATTGTTTCGACATTTCTTGTAAGCCTGATGTTTTTAGTGCAGCTCATTCCCGCGGGTTTTGCGACACTTGGATTCTGGGCTGCGACGCAGTCAGGCTTCATCGCAAATGGCGTTGAATCAATGGTTTTTTGGTTTGTTGCGATCCTTCTCATCGTCCTTTCGCTCTACTGGATTACGAGTACCTTTATTGCAATGATTGTCGTGACACTTCCTGGCATGTATCCGATGAGAGCACTTCGAACAGCGGGTGACATGGTCGTTGGGCGTCGCCTTCGCATTCTCCTTCGTCTCCTATGGCTTGTAGGTTTTCTAGTTGTCGCGTGGGCAATTGTTATGGTTCCAATAATACTTATTGATGCCTGGCTAAAAAATGTCTGGGCTAGCATAAACTGGATTCCGATAGTTCCTCTCGCCCTACTTGCCATGAGCTCATTTACAGTCGTGTGGGTGTCTGCATATGTATATTTACTCTACAGAAAGGTCGTTGATGATGACGCAACCCCAGCCTAGTAAACGCGCAGGTGAGCTACGCGATCTTCTTGCGGGCTATAGCTATAATTACCACGTACTCGATCAGCCGTCGGTCATTGATGCTGTCTATGACAGTCTGTTTGGTGAACTAAAAAAGATTGAAGCAGAAAATCCAGAACTTATTACACCAGACAGTCCTACTCAGCGAGTGGGCGGAGAGCTTCTGGGCGGTTTTCAAAAGGTAACGCATAGCTCAAGGATGCTGAGTCTTAATGATGTCTTTGACCGGGAAGAAGTAGAAGCATGGGTCATACGAATGGATAAACTTTTACCAGGTAGAACTCATGAATTCTTTGCCGACATAAAAATGGATGGTCTTGCCTGCGCGCTTATTTACCAGGATGGACTTCTTATGCAGGCAGTCACACGCGGGGACAGTTTTATTGGTGAAGACGTGACGGCAAATGTCAGAACGATTAAAAATATACCACTTCGTCTAAGAGCAAGTAAGCAGTATGACAAATTTCTTGTTGGTCGTACTGAAATTCGTGGTGAAATTGTGATGCTCAAAACAGACTTTAATAATCTTAATGAGACACGCAAAAAAAATAATGAATCACTTTTTGCAAATCCACGTAACCTAGCTGCAGGAACAATTCGTCAGCTCGATCCAAAACTCGTCGCAGCAAGGCCTCTTCATTTCCGTGCCTATGATTTGTTACGTGACGATCCGAGTGATATACCCACAAACATGTATGCTTACGAAGCTATTTCCGGGCTCGGTCTGACGCGAAATAAAGAAGCGAGTATTTTTACAAGCCTACCTGATGTCATGCATTTTGTTGATCATGTCGGTGATGTTCGAACTGACCTACCGTTTAATACAGACGGGCTCGTTATTAAAGTGAATAACCGTGCTCAGTTTGCTGAACTTGGTATAGTTGGCAAACAACCGCGTGGTGCAGTTGCGTATAAGTATGCAGCTGAACAGGCAACGACAATCGTAAAAGATATTGTTATCAGTATTGGGCGCACTGGCGCTGCAACACCAGTTGCTGTATTTGATCCTGTCGTTGTTGCTGGCACGACTGTGCAACATGCTAGTCTTCATAACGCAGATGAAATTGCGCGTAAGGATATTCGTATTGGTGATACTGTCATTATTTTTAAAGCCGGTGATATTATTCCACAAGTTGAGAGTGTCGTAAACGAGCTTCGTCCAAAGGATGCAAAAGCTTTTAATTATGAAGATGCACTCCACGAGCAGTATCCAGAGCTTGAATTCGAACGTTCCGGTAGCGACGTTGTCTACCGGGTCGTAGGAGCAAATAGTGATCTCATACTCAAGCGGTCTGTCGAGTATTACGCATCAAAAGGCGCGCTCGATATCGACACACTTGGTGAGAAGAATGTCGTTGCGCTTGTCGATGCAGGCCTCATTAAAGATACTGCAGATATTTACAGACTCACTGTCGAAGACCTGCTCAAATTAGATAGATTTGCTGATATTTCCGCGCGAAAACTCACTGATGCAATCGCTGATAAAAAGCAGCCACCACTTGAAAAGTTTGTACTTGGACTCGGTATCCGCCATGTTGGTATGCAAACGGCAATTGACCTCGCGAATCAGTTTGAATCGATCGAGAATCTTAGCAGGTCGACAATTGATCAACTTGAGGCAGTCGATGGTATCGGCAAGGTAGTTGCTGAATCAATTGTCGCCTGGTTTGCAGATCAGGATAACGAAGCGTTACTTGAAAAATTTACATCTCTCGGAGTACGACCTCATTTTGTTAAGAAGACAGGCAAACTTGTGGGTAATAACTTTGTTATTACAGGTACACTTGAAACAATGAGTAGAGACAGCGCAGCAGATGAAATACGTGCACTTGGTGGGACATTCCAAACAGCAATTGCAAAAGACACGACGTACCTTGTAACGGGTGGAAAAGTCGGGGCAAGTAAACTAAAAAAGGCCGAAAGCTATGGTACTAAGATCATCAATGAGCAACAACTTATCACTATTCTTCGTAGTGAAAAAGAGGTATAAAATGGTAACAATTCGTTTCGATAAATTGATTCGTGGAGCAATGCTCCCGATGTATGAAATGCTTGGGCAAAAAGCTGAATTTGTGGTTCTTCGTGGTGACAAGCTCGCTGCCGCAATTATTAAAAAAATTGTCGAAGAGGCACAAGAAATTCCAGCGAGTGGTGACATCGATAAAATAATTACTGAAATTGCTGACGTGGAACAAGGTCTAATTGATTTAAAGAAACTCCACGGCATTAGTGACGAACAAGTTGAGACTGCACGTCTTGCAAAGCTTGCTGAAAAGGGCGGGTTTTCTGAAGGAATTTTCGTGCATACTCTTACGCTAGATGAAGATGATAAATGGGTTTCCTATTACAGAAATGAACCTGATAAGTATGAAGAGATGAAAGTTAGCGGTAAAGACTTCGATATAACAACCGATAACCCATTACTACCAATAGGTGTATATCGCCATTATAAAGGTATGACGTATGAAATCATTGGCGTCGGACGTCATACTGAATCACTTGAAGACTATGCTGTCTACACTCCATTATATGAACATGATGGCCTACCAGATATCTGGCTCAGACCACTTCAAATGTTTATGGAAAATGTGAGCTTTGAAGGGCAATCGATTCCTCGCTTTTCAAAAGTAGATTAGTGTACGCAGTGTATATTCATCACTAGGTGAGTATAATAGTGAGTGATGCCAAAAAGAGCCAAAAAAGGGAAACGAAAATTATCAACCAAGCAATACATTTTTGCTATTGCTCGTGTTGCCGCACTTACATATAAAGCCGCACCTCTCGCGGTTATTATGCAGCTCATGGGTTCGATTGTAACTGCAGTACTCCCTATTATTACGACCTACTTTGCGGCGCTCACAACCACGTCTCTTGCTGAAGCATACGCAGGTAATCAGGCGGCTGGTGGACACGCCACTATCTACGTCTTTATTACGGCTGGTCTCGGTATTCTCATGACTGTATGGAACAGTGTAGAGCAATATGTCAGTCAGTTAATGCGTTACAGAGTTGAAGCAGCTATGAGTGATCGTATGTATGATCATTTCCTCGCACTCGATTTCTGGCGGTATGACGATAAAAAGACAGCAGATATTTTTGACCGTGCATCGCAGTTTGCAAGATTCTTCCCGTATGTTTTTGACCGACTTGCCGGCGTGATCACACAGTTTATTACGATGGTTGCGGGCCTGGCTGCTCTTCTGTTTGTTAGTTGGTGGCTAGGCGTTATTGCACTTGTTGCTGTTGTTCCGGGAATATATATTCAGTTCAAACTTTCCCGCGCCCAGGTTGCTCATTGGAATCAAAATGTTGAAACGAGGCGAGCGAAAAATATGATTGAATGGAATTTACTTCAGCCTCAGTATATCGCAGAACTTCGCCTTTATGGCATCGTACGATACCTACTCGATTTACGCATGAAACTTCGCGATAAAGACGAGAAGAAAAGAATTGAATTTGAACAAAAGTATATCTTCAAACGACTCGGCGCAGACGTTCTTGAGGCCGCAGCAGAAGTAACGGCGCTTCTTTGGATTGTTGGTGAAATTATTGCGCGTCACCAGCCAATTGGACAGTTCCTCTATGTACAACAAGTTGTGTCCCGCGCACTTGGCGGCGCGAGTGGATTTGTATCACAAATCAGCACCATTGACGAAGATCTTGCAAACCTATTTGACTACCAAGAATTCATGGAGCTTCCAATTCGCCTTGGTGGAGACAGAAAGCTCCTAGATCTTCCACAGTCTATCGAACTACAGGACATTACATTTTCCTACCCACATGCTAAGACGGATGTGCTAAAGGGCGTATCTCTTACTATTAAAAAGGGCCAACACGTGGCGATCGTTGGAGAGAACGGTGCGGGTAAGTCGACACTCATTAAAATTCTCACAGGTCTTTATACGCCTACGAAGGGAAGGATTCTCCTTGATGGACAGGACCTTGAATCAACCGCGATTGATTCCTGGCATAAGCAATTGGGCGTTCTCCAACAAGAGTTTATTAGCTACGGCTTTGCAACAGCAAAAGAGAATATCTATTTTGGTGATGTGACAAGTCCTCTCGATAAGAAACGACTGAGCGATGCGATGGATAGAGCTGAGGCACGGACATTTCTTGAAAAGTTGCCACGCGGCATAGAGAGTTACGTGAACACATGGATGGAAGACGACGAGGGGAATAATGGGACTGATCTTTCAGGCGGTCAGTGGCAGAGGCTTGCGCTTGCTCGTAACTTCTATAGAGATAGCCCAATGATCATCCTCGATGAGCCAACTTCAGCTATTGATGCGCTTGCTGAATCAAGAATCTTTAAACATTTATTTGAAGATCACTCTCGAACGGTTGTCACGATTAGCCACCGCCTGACAACGATTGAGAAGGCAGATATAATCTATATGCTACAGGATGGAAAGCTTGTTGAGCAGGGCACTCATGATGAGCTTGTAAACAAGCAAGGTGCTTACTATACAATGTTCGAATCTCAGCTACGAAATGGCTAATTGTACTTCTTACTAAAATAAGACTCATACGAGTCTTATTTTAGTAAGGATAGATCTATTAGATCTCTAAGAGATTAGCTCTGCTGCTTTTTTGGCACTGGAGCACCACCGTAAGCACTACCGCCGTAAGAGGCAACTGACGGTTTTTTTGACTTTATATCATCTGTAAGAAGATTTAATTTGCTAACAACAGCGGCCATGCCTGTCAATACACCAAAAGCTATCCCAGTATTACGTAGGAAATCTTTTCGATCCATTTCTTTTTGAAGTATTTTATCGGTTTGAATATTAAGCACAGTATTCCTTTTTTGAAATGCTAATGGTAACTACTGTTTTTATTCTAGGTCTGGTGACTTTATATGTCAATAGGGGTTTGACTGAGAGGTCGGTATACACCGTCAACATTTCTAACTCTTTGCTGTGGGCGAACGCTCATATCTCTTCCAGGTATGTTCATTTGAGCTGGAGCAGGCCTTTTAGGAATAATCTTTGACTGGATACCTTTAGGTGCAATATCAAAAGATTGCCTCCCCGTTGGTTGTTTGGGCACTTTTCGTATAGGCTCTACTTGTTGTGTGATCTCTTCTTCAATCATCCTAGCTCTCTTCTCAAAAAATTCTTCCATTGGAGATATATCAATTGCATCAACCGCAAACTTATTTAGCTCTGCCTCTTTTTTGCGACGGCGATTTGTCTTATATACAGATATCGAAACAGCGATAACTCCTGCTTGGTACATAAGAATAATAGGAAGCGCCATAATTGTTTGGTTTAGTACATCAGGAGTCGGGGTAATAAGTGCTGCTGCAATAAAGGCAATGAGAACCATGTATCTTTCGAATTTTAAAAGCCCGCCCGGCTTTAGAGGGTGTACCCAGTGAATAAATAGGAGAATGAGCGGTAGCTGAAAAAGAATACCAAGGCCAGCGGTATATGCGAGGATAAAGTTTAAGTATGAGTCAGCAGTAAGTGATGGATTAACATAGCCATCTGCAAACGTATTGAGGAAATTGAGCGCGCCTGGAATTGCATAGAAATACCCAAAGGCAGCCCCAGCAATCAGCAGTCCTATGGATGAGAGTAGTACGATGATAGAGTGCTTACGCGCACTCTTAGGTAGCGCAGGTGCCACAAAACGATATAGATGAAAGACAGCAAATGGAATAGTGATCGCTGCACCGACATACATAGTGACGGTAAAAATGAAACTAAATCCACCACCTGGATTGAGATAGATAAGCTTCTCATTACCAAGTGGCTTCAGAAGAAACGCAATCAACTGATCTTTGTAGTTATACGCGATACTGGAAGTACCGATAAAAATAACAGCCAAGAAGAAGATACGATTACGGAGTTCGCGAATATGATCGTGAAGCGTCGATGCCTGACTAGAGGCTACGTCACGCTTTTTTGTCATAGTTAGGCCTTATCTGAAGAGTCTGGTTTGTCAGATTTCTTTGCATCGTTAAACGCAGATTTTGATTCATCGAGTCCTTTGCGTAGTTCTTTTGCAGAACTACCTAGATTACGAGCAAGTTTTGGTAATTGGCTACCACCAAAAATCAACAAGATTATCACTAAAATAACGATCAGTTCAGGCGTCCCTAGCCCCAGGATATCGGCAAATTGCGATAAATTCATAGTATTCTTTCCTCCATTAGTCTATTATCTATATAATAGGACTTAAGCTTTAAAATGACAAGGACAATTGATGAACACATATACATTTAAATCAACATTTGCAGCTTCATCAGCTTACGGCGTTGGAGTATACGGCTGTGATAATTATACGCAGGGCTGTGAAGCAACAACTACTCAAACTCAGGGCTCTCTTGTGAGCACTGGTTCACCTTGGTTTATTCCCGTTATGTTAGGTGCCGCACTCATTGTCGCTGCCCTTATCTTGATTGTGACAAAATTAGTTCGTCGTAAAAATCTTAAAAAAGCCTAGAGGTATGCAAAAAGCAAAAAGCCGTATACGCCGTATTGGTATTGGTATCGCTGGTGGCCTCGTCCTTATTATTGGTGTCATCGCTATTCCATATCCTGGCCCTGGTTGGTTGATCGTATTTGCCGGTCTCGCAATTCTTGCAACTGAGTTTGCCTGGGCGCAGCGTCTTCTTGATGTTGCAAAAGGTAAGTACGATGCATGGCAGGCATGGCTAGCCCGTCAGTCATTTGTCGTAAAAGCGTTGATCTGGACACTGACTGCTTTTGTCGTGATCATAACAGTCTGGTTACTCAATGGCTATGGCCTTATCAACAACTGGCTTCATCTTGGACTTGACTGGGTGCAGTCACCACTCTTTCACTAAATAACTACTACAGAACAAAAGTTACATAAAACAAAATACCTCGCCGTAAGACGAGGTATTTTGTTTGTGTTGGTAGTAAACTACCAGCTACGCTGACGGAATGAACCGCCACCGTTGCCACCGCGGTCACCACCACGGTCGTTGCCACCGCCGAAGTCGCGTTTAGGGCGATCTTCTTTAGGGCGAGCTAGACCAACGCTAATAGCGCGGCCGTCAAGCTCTTTGCCGTCGAGTTGATCAACAGCTTTTTGGTTGTTAGCTTCGTCTGTAAATTCGACGAAACCGAAACCTTTAGATCGGCCACTGTCACGGTCAGTAATGACACGTGCGCTAGCGACTTCACCAATTTGCTCAAAGTGAGCTTTCAAACTATCGTCAGTAGTTGCGTAAGCAAGGCTACCGATGAAAAGATTTTGTTGTGCCATAAAAATATGTACTCTTTCTTGTTACTAACTTTCGTCAGATCGACCATGCGGCGATAGTTGACAAGAAGGAGTTACCGATAAGGGTAAACATCCGCTGCTTTTCTATTTCGCGTATGCTTCTGAACACTGCTATTTAAGCACATTTTTAAAAACAATACTAGCTTAAGCAGCTTTTAAAATGATAATATAGCTTGTGCTTTATATGTAAATGGTGCATAATTATTGACAAGCTGGTACGCCTACGGGGTGCCTCTGAGTACCAAAACAAACAAGTTTTAAAAACAAAAGCCGCGCCCTGGGTGGGCGCGTAACAGCCTAGAATGCTCGTCTATCACTGTAGAGACGAGCATTCGTTATATAGCATCGTTATCGAATACCCAATTCCTCATAAGTAGTTTAGGTGGATTTTTTAGATAGACTAATATCCTAGAGGGTATCTCGTTGACATCAAAAAGCTTATGCTCTATAACTACAGATAGTAGACTATGGAATATTCAGATACATTCATGTCCTTCCGTCGACGCATTTCAGCTTCCCGGAAATTACGGCATGAAACACTTCACGAAAAGAGGCCGGGTGCTGGATTTACTATTGTAGAGCTGCTTATTGTCGTGGTTGTCATAGGTGTCCTTGCCGCAATTGTTATTGTAGCGTATAACGGCGTCCAACAACGCGCTCGTGACGCTAACAGAATGAGTGATGTAACAGTTATAAATAAAGCACTAGAGCTCTACTATATAGATTATGGTAGATTTCCAAACGGCAGTGGATCGACTACGATCAACTCAGGTTGGAGTACGACAGCTGATGCTAGTTGGCAAAATCTTGCGACAGCGTTACAGCCATATTTAAGTAAGATACCTGTCGATCCAGTGAGTGCACCTAATTTATCACCACTTACGAATTCTGCTGGATATAACTATGCGTACTTCTCTAACACTAGTTCTGGGGTATCCTATTGTGGCGCAGCCCCTAATCAGATGTATATTTTAATATACCGATTTGAAAGCTCTTCTCAAACAACGACTCTTAACGGTGCATGCCCAAGTTCACCTTTAGGACCATATGGTGGCGCAAGTAACTATCGCATGAATAAGTCGTAGATGTATTAATAAGCTTAAAAGTAACTAAGATAGTGTAGATGCGCATCTACACACTGTGTAGTAATCTTTTATGCAGACTCTTTTAAGCTTGTGCTAAATCTATAGCAAGGGGTGGTCAGGAGGCATGTAATTTGTTATAATATACTCAGAGGAACCCATCATAAATGGGTATATTTTTATGAAAGACCCAAAATTTATCCGCAATATCGCTATTATTGCTCACGTTGACCACGGTAAGACCACTATGGTTGATGGTCTCTTAAAACAAAGTAATACGTTCCGTGACAACCAGGCTGAGATGAGCCAGGACCTTATTATGGACAGTGGTGACCAGGAACACGAACGTGGTATCACGATTACTGCTAAGCAGACTTCTATCTACCACGGTGATTACAAAATCAACATCATTGACACTCCAGGTCACGCCGATTTCTCAGGCGAAGTTGAACGTACACTTAACATGGCTGACGGTGTTCTGCTTGTCGTTGACGCCCAGGAAGGCCCAATGCCACAGACAAAATTTGTGCTAAGTAAAGCACTCGAACTTGGACTAAAACCAGTTGTTATTATCAACAAAATTGATAAACCATCACGTCGTATTGACGAAGTTATTGACGAAGTTTCTGACCTTTTCCTTGAACTTGCAATCGACGATAGTCAACTACATTACCCAGTGTATTACGCAATTGGCCGTGAAGGTAAAGCGTGGACTCATCTTCCTGACAACATGTCAGAACACACTGACCTTACGCCTATCTTTGATGCAATCATCAGCGATATCCCAGCACCAACTGTTGAAGTAGATAAACCTTTCCAACTTCTCGTTACATCACTTCAATACGATACATTCCAAGGTAAATATGCCATTGGCCGTATCACACGTGGTGATGTCAAAAAAGGTTCCCCAGTTGTTCTTATTAAACGCGACGGAACTATTGTTGGTAGCAAGATTGATAAAGTCTTTGGCTACCGTGGTCTTAACCGTGAAGAAATTGATTCTGCGAGTGCAGGTGACATTGTTGCTCTTACTGGTATTGGTGATGCGCGTATCGGTGAAACAATTGCTGACAAGGAAAACCCAGAAGCACTTCCAGTTATTGACGTTGAAGCACCGACAATCTCAATGTACCTTGGTCCAAACACAAGCCCACTCAAGGGTAAAGAAGCGTCATTTAATACATCACGCCAAATTGGTGATCGTCTTAAGCGTGAGCTTGAAACAAACGTATCACTTCGCGTCGCTGAAGATGGTATTGGCTTTACAGTCAGTGGTCGTGGTGAACTTCACCTTTCTGTTCTTATCGAAGCACTTCGCCGAGAAGATTTTGAATTCGAAGTTGGTCGTCCACAGGTTGTGACGATTGAAGAAGATGGCAAAACTATGGAACCAGTTGAAGAACTACTTGTTGAAGTTGGTCCTGAATTCCTCGGTGCAGTGAGCCAAGAACTTGGTACCCGCCGCGCAGCTATGGTGAAACAAGAACAAACAAGCAGTGGCACATCACGAAGTACCTACATTCTTCCAACTCGTGCGCTTATTGGCCTTCGTAACCTCCTTCTTACTGCAACAAAGGGTACGATCATCATGAACAGTATGCCACACGGCTACCAACCACTTGGTCCGAAACTTCAGCAACTTCGAAACGGCGCACTCATCGCAACTGAAGCAGGTGCGACAACAGCATTTGCACTTGATAACTCATCAGCTCGTGGTGAACTATTCGTTGGTCCTGGAACAACTGTGTATCAAGGTATGATCGTCGGTGTTTATAACCGAAGTGGTGATCTTGATGTGAACGTTTGTCGTGGTAAGCAGCTGACAAACATGCGTACATCATCAAGTGATGGTACGATTCAGTT carries:
- the typA gene encoding translational GTPase TypA, producing MKDPKFIRNIAIIAHVDHGKTTMVDGLLKQSNTFRDNQAEMSQDLIMDSGDQEHERGITITAKQTSIYHGDYKINIIDTPGHADFSGEVERTLNMADGVLLVVDAQEGPMPQTKFVLSKALELGLKPVVIINKIDKPSRRIDEVIDEVSDLFLELAIDDSQLHYPVYYAIGREGKAWTHLPDNMSEHTDLTPIFDAIISDIPAPTVEVDKPFQLLVTSLQYDTFQGKYAIGRITRGDVKKGSPVVLIKRDGTIVGSKIDKVFGYRGLNREEIDSASAGDIVALTGIGDARIGETIADKENPEALPVIDVEAPTISMYLGPNTSPLKGKEASFNTSRQIGDRLKRELETNVSLRVAEDGIGFTVSGRGELHLSVLIEALRREDFEFEVGRPQVVTIEEDGKTMEPVEELLVEVGPEFLGAVSQELGTRRAAMVKQEQTSSGTSRSTYILPTRALIGLRNLLLTATKGTIIMNSMPHGYQPLGPKLQQLRNGALIATEAGATTAFALDNSSARGELFVGPGTTVYQGMIVGVYNRSGDLDVNVCRGKQLTNMRTSSSDGTIQLTPFTELSLEQCIDFIEDDELLEVTPKSLRLRKRFLDPNKRKRNSKN